The Kryptolebias marmoratus isolate JLee-2015 linkage group LG1, ASM164957v2, whole genome shotgun sequence sequence TGGCTCTTCTCCTCTGCAGTATGTGCCgcctgagggcccaaagatcactGAGATCCAATATTGTCTCTCAGTCtcgtcctttgagctcagatttttacagattcttgaaatcttttgatattATCAACTGTAGATGATGAGGTAATAGGatagactggtgaacctctgcccatcttcactTCTGAAacattcagcctctctaaaatcctctttttttatacccagtcctttttctcacctgtttccaattCACCTACTTAGATGCTAAATgcaccttcagctgtttcttattcgtaccgcttacttttacaaccttttgttgCCCTTGTTCCAActtctttgagatgtgttgctgcaacAACAgtcaaaataatcttttttttttctaacaattgATCCAGTTTGATATGCTTACTATGTTTGGACTGTGTATAGTTAACAATGCACAGAAGCCTACAGCTCCATCCAGTGTGACAAACTACCAGTTTATAAGCTGAAGTTTAACATTTCACAACTCAGCTTTCTTTACTCAGTAGTGGCCTtgaaaaacaggagcagaagtGTTTTGCACAACGTTGTTTTGATGAAGATGACCTTTGACATGCACTGTTTTTGCAGCCCTATTTTGTCATGTTTGACATTTGTGAAGTCTGAAGCCAAAATTAATTTTGTGAGGTTGCAGTGACCTTATGCCTTAACCATCAAAAAGTGGGGAAAGAACCAAAACGAAACACAAGTGACAGTTTATTCAACGGTTTTAAAGTCATATAGTAAGAACAACATCCTGGGAAAAGTGAACAAATTTAGAAGATTTCAAATACAATCACAATAAATTTactggaaatatatatattaatataaagAATATAAAGGCttaccaaaaaacaacacacattaGCATCGAGCCTAGTAGATTTTTTTGAGAATGGTGTTGTTTAAAGACGgcagtgatccactttggttttgatcTGGGACTAACCATTAgtttgtcagtccagtcagaactaatctgcatttctgacaaaaaagtcaaatattaaCAGCTCACGACATTCCCCAAAACACCACttataaaaaaatctatccATTTGATCGTACAATactaaattttgtttatttaatccATCTTGCACGATGCCACCTACAACAGTTTCTtgccaaacacacaaaaggcaGAAGTTTTGTGAGCAGTCTGTTGAAATACTTTTACTTATGTCATAGAAAACTAAAGTTGACTTCTCCTGTTCTCAAAGACACACTTTCACTTATTGTAATTTTAGCAGCACTCAGCACAATAGAGAGTAGTTCTTAAACAGCCGTGGCTCCTTAGAGAGTAGGTTTCCTCAGCTGCTGCCTTCACAGGAAATGAGCTCAATATTCAGAAGCAGATGGATCACTACAAGTTAACAGGAACTTTAAAGTTCCCTGAAAAGATTAATGTTGTTTGCTACCTATTTTTTACCTCTGCCatgaggttatgttttcagtagtgttagttggtttgtccgtctgttagcaagattacttaatgaacaaatttggatgaaattttcaggaaatgttgagctTGTCACAATGTGACGCACTGGATATAAAATTAGCATTTGCCCTCAAATGCAGGATTAGTCAGtaacttttgaaatcattttccagatttagaaaaaaaaagaaaccctttttaatatctttaaatgttcttttaaaaaacataatttctatCCCAGTATTACACATCATATAAAAATACTCTGAACTAAACTTTATGGGACTTTCAGACTAAGACCTAATTTTTGGCTCTGTACATTTTTCAAACCAtgcaaaacaatacaaaagcaTGCATGCACAGAGCAAATCATCCATTTGgtacaaaaaatgataaaatatttacagatagaaaaaaatatatagtttctCTATGACACATAGCTTATTGGTGAACGGAGCGAGCTGGAGCCTGAGCCAGCTCCTCGATCAGTGGtgtcaattaaaataaaaaagagaccAGTCAGGTCTGCCAAAAACACAGTTTCACTTTAAAAGGCTTCGAGTCAACAAAAGCCACCAGCAGGCTGCAGCTGCGAGGGACGAGTCGCACGTCCACTTCACAGAGAGGCTTTAcggaatgtcttctcagggttTCCTTCGAAGAGAAAAGTCCACTTTCAGGTTTTCATCCACACCTTTAAGATGCTAAACAGGAGATGATTCCTTCAAACGGGAGTCTTCTGCTTTACTCTTGCTCTCAGcttgcttttctttctgaaatgaAACCAGACATTAGTTATTTTTAAGAATACTAACAGTAAAAGCGCAGCATTCAGACAGCGTGCAGAACTTCTGCAGTGGTGTTTGTGATGAGCTGCGGTGCAAACTTCAGACGTGTACAAGACAGGTGCACAAACAGCCGTATGAAAGATCACCACGTTTGATAAAATCAGCCTGAAGCTCCGGAAATCTCAAGTTAGaacttgtattgttttttttaccttcgtGGCGGTGACATCATGCACTTCCAGAGAACAGCGTAGAGACTAAGCAGAAAGGCAATAAACACGGTGGCTGCGACTGCacctaaaaggcaaaaaaatgtcttcatttgcACGTTAAAAGCCGTGGAACACAAACCGAATGTAGTAATCAGCTGCTTTTCATCGTTTGAGCCAAAATAACTGTTTTCCTAAAAAGGAATTATGATTGTGGCTGtgtaaattagcatttttatgcTCCTAAATTGTCCATCTCCACTGCAGTAATATGATACACATGTACTAAAGTAAATGCTTTACTctgcaagaagaaaacaagagcaGAGTTTTAACTGTCAATAAGGAgtcgttttgttgttttcaccaGAATTTtgaaattcctcttttttttcaaatttcctgcataagttgtattttttaacttcCACTTATCTGAAACACTGGCAGTCTTTTCTTGCAGCAGTTGTGTCTCAACACAACAATTTTGAtgattggattaaaaaaaaggagctcaGATTGCTATGAAATCAAAAgtactttaaaactaaacaagcaGGTAATGAGAGATGGCATTAAGGCACCAAACTCAACATTTTGGCTACAAAACTCTTTACAGCCGATATCTCTCCCAAGCAAACAGAAGCATGAAGGACACAAGGTTATACCAAAGTGCAAAGGTTCTCCgctgaaaaagtttaaataataaccAAGAGGCagataaatgtgaaaatacaaacaagacatttaaactgcttataacaaaaaagaactgatgatttgtgtaaaaaaaaaaaatcaggtttctGATTCAGGAGATAAAATCagatgagaaagaaagaagaaaaaacccataggtttttatttttgcctccagtcatttttgaaaagaaaaacactgcagaaaaccGTTTTTGTTCGCTGTTCGTCTTACGCCCTCCACCCCCATAACTCCAACAGGGCGTATAAAAACGATCAGCTGTGAAACGACAGAAGTTATTCTCACCAGGGATGATCCCACTGCTCCTGGTTAGAGGGTCTTCTGTGCAGGAAGgacaagctgcagctgcagtggAAACTTTAGGGGGGGATAGTCAATACAAAacggaaaaaaacaacctgacccttgaaaataattgtaaattaTGAATGTCTGTTAACATTATCCTAAAGTTATTGTCTAACATGTTAAAGGTTCATTATTGCAAAGAAAGAAGCACAAATCCTAAAGATACTTTGATACACTGACAAGCGGAATAATGAAATATAGAAATGTTTAGATGTTGGCTACTGCATCTATCACATCAACTTTTTCAAGTGTTGACACTCTGAAAGTTAAAGAATTCAAACTGTGGTCATTATTTCTGATGTAAACATGCTCCAAAGTGCTGCAGGTAAACAACGTTTGTTGTGGATTCAAACAGTTTCTGCAAGAAACACTTCTGTTCTGTCTTCACTCAATACTTTCCTCTTGTCGTAAAATGGGAacgtctttgtgttttcagactgTTAAGCTTCtttcaaactgttgttttgcCTTAAACCTCTGTAAACAGTAAAGGTCTTTAGGTCCAGTGGACATTTAGTGTGGTGGTTAAGCTCTGTAGGTACTGAACATGTCTGTTAAAGCTCACGTGTTGATTGATTTAAAAGGTACCCaatgccaaaacaacaaacaattacaaagaaagaaaatctgcatAATATTCTTCTCATAATTAGGgcaatgtgtccttaaattaaaaaaaaaaaataaaaagtgacaggATGCTACctaccacatgtgtttgtttacctacagacaCAGCCggagtgactgaaaacaggttaAACTTATCGGCCATATTAGTTTACCTGCACACATTaaggccagcctaatgtaggtcaaacGTGTGACTAAGCTgagcgctttgtttacattgtgcgtggacccacatttcagaaccgctttaaatatttttgggAAAACTTCCGGAGTAAAccctttcaaactgcaccatttgatggAGATCAGGatagcatttgtgtgtgtgtggttgattTGTTTGCAGTGAGCACCCCTGATAAAAAGCTGAATGCCCTGAGCCTAAAAGgctgtttttactgaaacttaCTGTTTCTCTGTTGGACAGGCAGGAAAAGCTGCTCTGCAGGATTTGAGTCAACCACCTGAAAACGCAGCAAATCATTCTTGttagagcaaaacaaaagcagagataCTGTGAGGGTGACAGCCTTTGTGCAAATTTAGATTagtcaagtaaaaaaaaaaaaaatgcaatgcaaGTTAGAAATCCTGAATAAATTCAATGTTTGGAGCAGCTCGCTGCTCGCAGCAGTGGAAACTTGGTGCAGGAAGTCCAACACTGTGGAAAATCAGAGTGACGACAGGAGGGAAGATAAGACAAgtatgcaagaaaaacaaactccgAGCTGACCgcatgtgtccaaaaatgtttgCCTTATTCTTGAAAAGCTTTTACACAGCCTCGgcaaaaatctgctttaaggCTCCGACCGTCGCTCATTCCGACACACCCGGGCTTGTTTTGGCACATTTTCGCAGATCGGAGAGAGATAAAACTCGTATTAACTTCCTTTTAGCTTCTCACCTCGGAGCTGAAAACTTTGCTGACGGTAGCCGTGCTCCTGTTTTCCATCTCCGTCCACATTTCTCCTGCTTCGGACTCGATCTTCATCACTCGGCTTCTCCTCGCCTCAGCTGGGCGCCTTGTGCTACGTTCAAGCGCTTCTCCAAAAACTcggattttcaaaaaaaacaaaaaaaaacgggtTTTCCTCTAATTGTGGAGCCGTGTGGTATACTCTTCAGCTGTTGCGTAATCAAAAACTATTATACATATAGTAATtagatttataataaattatgaGAGACTATTTCATAAATATGAACCtgaaatttatatatttttaattaaattggtGGGTTTGGGCTTCCATAAAGCTGAGTGTTTCTCTCAGGgtaacagtgttttttttaccctatTTAACAACTAGTTCTggctcttttctcttttgtcaaatatttatgGTTTGCTATTAAAAAGTTGATTGCGCTGAAGAAAGAGTGCTTCCTTCCTGCTCCGTCGTCTGCAAATACATCATCACTTTTAGACCTCAAAAATTAGAACAAGTTACACCAGAAACTGTTATCTTGTTGACCGAAGTGAAATTACCTTTTTTGGTGTCATTGAATGAACAAATCtatgtctaaaaacaaaaaaataattacagttttattcccaaaacaaaatgtttaatgcaTACTGTTTAATACAGCGGGTTCCTGAGATCAGACTTGTAAATCACTACAGAATAATTTGACAGGTGATCTAATACGACCGAGCTGGAAGTTGTCTAAAGcctaaaacatctgaaaaaacaacaaccctagATAAGATTTATGTTGGAGTTAGTCAAAAGAAAAGCATAGACAAAGTTTAATTAATTGTCCTTTatgagaaacattgtttttcctctttactttaaagaaacacacaccaacaggCTGCAGATATTGCACCAAAGTTTACActgtaaaaagcagaaagagcACAAACAATCTTCTCAACATACACACAGGCACTCAACATCAACACAGcctgcagctggaggctgtatcagcagcacacacacatacacacacacgttagagagagcagagaaacatctaaaatgcATAACCAAAGGCATCGCTTCATCTTAGAGTCATCAGAAATGTCTAAAATTTTGTTTCTACCCAGTCAGATATAAATGTAAAGCAAACTGTGTTCACCAAGAGAGGGAAAAAGTGTCATCCGTGGAGTTACTTTAGGAGTCAGATGTGCATATTTTACCCATTTTAGGAGAAATGTGACTAGCGCACAGTAGGAGGCCAGAAAATGCAGCATCACCTCAGTCACTGCGGCTGGGTGAGTGTGAGGTGATGCTTGGCTTCGAGGTACAAAAGAgaggggaaattaaaaaaaaacaaaaacaaaatgtttttaagtgtCATGTCAGTTGGTATCAGAAGGTAAAGCAGGCTTTTAAGAGGCGCACCGTAAAT is a genomic window containing:
- the sb:cb288 gene encoding uncharacterized protein sb:cb288, coding for MKIESEAGEMWTEMENRSTATVSKVFSSEVVDSNPAEQLFLPVQQRNISTAAAACPSCTEDPLTRSSGIIPGAVAATVFIAFLLSLYAVLWKCMMSPPRRKKSKLRARVKQKTPV